One genomic window of Mucilaginibacter sp. SJ includes the following:
- a CDS encoding SPOR domain-containing protein — MKKAVFDHQAKPAIIRYCFFVLLLLTSGQVFAQTRGKVEVIKDPLVDSLIAKRFTLNSTAGTDAAGYSSYGYRVQFFSGSNRKDAYNAQNRLQQQYPELRTYISYREPNFKVKAGDFRTRLEAEKLVQELRSSFSSIFIISEKINLPKTDPNND, encoded by the coding sequence ATGAAAAAAGCAGTATTTGATCATCAAGCTAAACCAGCCATTATCAGATACTGCTTTTTTGTATTATTACTATTGACATCAGGCCAGGTCTTTGCCCAAACACGCGGCAAGGTTGAAGTAATCAAAGACCCACTGGTTGACAGCCTGATAGCTAAAAGATTTACGCTGAACAGTACAGCAGGTACCGATGCTGCCGGTTATTCATCCTATGGCTACCGCGTACAGTTCTTCAGCGGCTCAAACCGAAAGGATGCCTATAATGCGCAAAACCGGTTGCAGCAGCAATACCCCGAACTGCGTACGTACATCAGTTACCGCGAGCCCAACTTTAAGGTAAAGGCAGGCGATTTCCGTACCCGGCTTGAAGCCGAAAAACTGGTACAGGAGCTGCGCTCGTCGTTTTCGAGCATATTCATCATTTCCGAAAAAATAAATCTTCCTAAAACGGATCCTAATAATGATTAA
- a CDS encoding M20 metallopeptidase family protein has protein sequence MIKEQIQELSAKIFNEVVANRRHLHANPELSFHELQTSVFVANKLEELGLEYHKMADTGLVALIKGEKPSDAGNVVALRADMDALPILEANDVPYKSQNPGVMHACGHDAHTSSLLGTAKILTELKSQFAGTVKLIFQPAEEKLPGGASLMIKEGVLENPKPAAVLGQHVMPLIDAGKVGFRAGKYMASTDELYVTVKGKGGHGAQPQQNIDPVIITAHILTALQQVVSRFADPKSPSVLSFGKVIANGATNVIPNEVYLEGTFRTMDEKWREEAHKRMKKMAEGIAESMGGSCDFNIMRGYPFLINEEKLTHATRGHAEAYLGKENVLDLDIWMAAEDFAYYSQAASSCFYRLGTRNEARGITSSVHTPTFDVEEDAFKISTGLMAYLAVKQLGN, from the coding sequence ATGATTAAAGAGCAAATACAGGAATTATCCGCAAAAATATTCAATGAGGTAGTGGCTAACCGCCGTCACCTGCATGCCAACCCCGAGCTTTCATTTCATGAATTGCAAACCTCGGTTTTTGTAGCCAACAAGCTTGAAGAGCTTGGCCTGGAATACCATAAGATGGCCGATACAGGTTTGGTAGCCCTCATTAAAGGCGAAAAACCGTCGGATGCCGGCAATGTGGTTGCATTGCGTGCCGATATGGATGCGCTTCCGATATTGGAAGCCAATGATGTTCCGTATAAATCGCAAAACCCGGGCGTGATGCATGCCTGCGGACACGATGCGCATACCTCATCATTATTAGGCACGGCTAAAATATTAACCGAATTGAAAAGCCAGTTTGCTGGCACCGTTAAGCTGATCTTTCAGCCTGCCGAAGAAAAACTTCCCGGCGGTGCAAGCCTCATGATTAAAGAGGGCGTTTTGGAAAATCCAAAACCGGCTGCCGTTTTAGGTCAGCATGTAATGCCTTTAATTGATGCCGGAAAAGTAGGTTTTCGTGCAGGTAAATATATGGCCTCAACTGATGAACTTTATGTTACTGTTAAAGGTAAAGGCGGTCACGGCGCCCAGCCGCAGCAAAATATCGATCCGGTTATCATCACCGCACATATATTAACCGCGTTACAGCAGGTGGTGAGCCGTTTTGCCGACCCTAAAAGCCCGTCGGTATTATCATTTGGTAAGGTGATAGCCAATGGTGCAACCAATGTAATCCCTAATGAGGTTTATTTGGAAGGTACTTTCCGTACCATGGATGAAAAATGGCGTGAGGAAGCCCACAAACGCATGAAAAAAATGGCCGAAGGCATTGCCGAAAGCATGGGCGGAAGCTGCGATTTTAATATCATGCGTGGTTATCCGTTCCTGATTAACGAAGAAAAATTAACCCATGCCACCCGCGGCCATGCCGAAGCTTACCTGGGGAAAGAAAACGTGCTCGACCTGGACATCTGGATGGCTGCCGAAGATTTTGCTTATTACTCGCAGGCTGCCAGCAGCTGTTTTTATCGCCTCGGCACCCGTAACGAAGCCCGGGGAATAACTTCATCTGTGCACACGCCTACTTTTGACGTGGAAGAAGATGCATTTAAAATAAGTACCGGTTTGATGGCCTATTTGGCGGTTAAACAGTTAGGTAACTAA